A part of Diprion similis isolate iyDipSimi1 chromosome 12, iyDipSimi1.1, whole genome shotgun sequence genomic DNA contains:
- the LOC124413101 gene encoding alpha-(1,6)-fucosyltransferase isoform X2 — translation MQGDHLGMLQERLDKASIYYDLFENNGRQKLPKNGEPSLEYEQLRRRIRDGVQEMWYYVNSELKNIKKNSHDFTPEQRDKDIQDALKNVWEHKKSLISDIDRLALVDGYQDWREKEAKDLSDLVQRRFKYLQNPSECDRAQKLVCSLNKGCGFGCQVHHAAYCFLVAYGTERTLILKSRGWRYHKDGWEAVFKPVSDTCLSPTGGSHANWPGDSTKQVVSLPIVDNVYPKPIYQPPGVPADIAPRLEKLHGHPIVWWVGQVLKYLLRPQENLDKVLEYSKEKMGFKSPIVGIHVRRTDKVGTEAAYHDIDEYMIKVNEYFDQHDVKLEDRRVFLASDDPKVIVTAKERYPTYQIIGDPEIAKTASVSRRYSDTSLQGIIVDIHLLSLCDYLVCTFSSQVCRVAYEIMQSSYPDAYNRFASLDDVYYYGGQNPHPHIARLDHTPRKSSELELKINDPVEVFGNHWNGYSKGRNVRTNTVGLYPSFKVRNPIEAVDFPKYPEVPIEMNKEQ, via the exons ATGCAAGGAGATCATTTGGGTATGCTGCAAGAGAGATTAGATAAGGCATCTATTTATTACGATTTATTCGAGAACAATGGGCGTCAAAAGCTTCCAAAAAACGGTGAGCCATCTTTGGAATATGAACAATTGAGACGCAGGATACGCGACGGTGTGCAAGAAATGTG gTACTACGTGAActcagagttgaaaaatatcaagaaaAACAGCCACGACTTCACACCCGAACAGAGAGATAAAGATATTCAGGATGCATTGAAAAACGTTTGGGAGCACAAAAAATCGCTAATATCAGATATAGATCGATTAGCTTTGGTCGATGGGTATCAGGATTGGCGGGAAAAGGAAGCCAAAGATTTATCTGACCTCGTACAACGGAGATTTAA atATCTACAAAATCCTAGCGAGTGTGACAGAGCTCAAAAATTGGTATGCAGCTTGAACAAAGGATGTGGATTTGGTTGTCAG GTCCATCACGCCGCCTACTGTTTCTTGGTGGCTTATGGTACAGAAAGAACTTTAATTCTCAAGTCCAGAGGCTGGAGATATCATAAAGATGGATGGGAGGCGGTCTTTAAGCCTGTGAGCGATACATGTTTGTCACCTACAGGCGGGTCTCATGCCAACTGGCCTGGCGATTCAACAAAACAAGTTGTTTCGTTACCAATTGTTGACAATGTGTATCCAAAGCCCATATACCAGCCACCAGGTGTGCCGGCAGATATAGCCCCTAGATTGGAGAAGCTGCATGGCCATCCCATTGTATGGTGGGTTGGCCAAGTTTTGAAATACCTGTTGAGACCGCAAGAAAATCTCGACAAAGTATTGGAGTATTCCAAGGAGAAGATGGGCTTCAAATCGCCGATTGTTGGGATTCACGTTCGTAGAACGGATAAAGTTGGTACAGAAGCTGCCTACCATGATATAGATGAATATATGATAAAAGTAAACGAATATTTTGATCAGCATGACGTAAAGCTTGAAGACAGGCGAGTGTTTTTAGCCAGTGATGATCCGAAAGTAATAGTAACAGCGAAAGAAAGGTACCCCACATATCAGATAATCGGTGATCCAGAAATTGCTAAAACTGCGTCAGTATCAAGACGATACTCAGATACGTCGTTGCAGGGTATCATAGTTGATATACATTTGTTATCATTGTGCGATTATTTGGTTTGTACATTTAGCTCGCAGGTATGCAGAGTTGCTTATGAAATTATGCAATCGTCTTATCCAGATGCTTACAATCGGTTCGCCTCGTTAGACGATGTTTATTATTATGGAGGACAGAATCCACACCCGCACATAGCCAGGCTCGACCATACGCCGAGAAAGAGCAGTGaattagaattaaaaattaatgatcCGGTAGAGGTCTTTGGTAATCACTGGAATGGTTATTCCAAGGGACGTAATGTACGAACAAACACGGTTGGTCTATATCCAAGTTTTAAAGTTAGAAACCCCATAGAGGCTGTTGATTTTCCTAAATATCCAGAAGTCCCAATCGAGATGAACAAAGAGCAATGA
- the LOC124412873 gene encoding dnaJ-like protein 60 produces MYKIAGSNIRDVLFLCRCYGSVRNQSNHYDSLCIKNDATQKEIREAFIKLSKELHPDVGDSGSHAKFVKVNEAYKVLSKAHTRQQYDNQLRYGYTYASPRRAQTDYDAEPVYQDPVYKAAHNPRRTEFHDDYYGIKGVRRFSNLTIALICIAVASVVLAMEMMIIRHSVKRSQNYLKRRSIEIQGNYDRSRSAMATRTHEEQIEYLQKEYNLRNGIHDLGNEK; encoded by the exons atgtacaaaattgcGGGCTCAAATATCCGAgacgttctttttctttgccgATGTTATGGAAGTGTGAG GAACCAGTCTAACCATTATGATTCACTGTGTATCAAAAATGATGCTACGCAAAAAGAAATCCGTGAAGCGTTTATAAAACTATCGAAAGAA CTTCATCCTGATGTAGGGGACAGTGGCAGCCACgcaaaatttgtaaaagtaaACGAGGCTTACAAAGTTTTGAGTAAGGCTCATACCAGACAACAATACGATAATCAATTAAGATATGGATACACATATGCTTCACCTAGAAGAGCACAAACTGACTACGATGCTGAGCCAGT ttaccAGGATCCGGTATACAAGGCGGCTCATAATCCAAGAAGAACTGAATTTCACGATGATTACTATGGAATAAAGGGTGTAAgacgtttttcaaacttgacaATAGCATTGATCTGCATAGCAGTTGCCTCTGTGGTACTTGCAATGGAAATGATGATAATCCGCCATTCTGTTAAACGAAGTCAAAACTACTTGAAAAGACGTAGTATTGAAATCCAGGGTAACTATGACAGATCACGCTCCGCGATGGCTACTAGGACTCATGAAGAACAAATAGAATATTTGCAGAAGGAGTATAACCTTCGAAACGGGATTCATGATTTAGGAAACGAAAAGTAG